Proteins found in one Mucilaginibacter gracilis genomic segment:
- the ilvN gene encoding acetolactate synthase small subunit — translation MSEQLTDKQEYNITVYTENQIGLLNRIAIIFTRRKINIDSLNTSPSEIESIHRFNIVITESEDVVRKLCRQIEKQVEVLKVYYHTNADVIWQELALYKVSTDIIAEKVSVERLLRENGARAVVIRKDYTVFETTGHREETDQLIKILQPFGLIEFVRSARVAIIKDSEGFNSKLREFERLEPGEDVYENEYLNKGEKVFTM, via the coding sequence ATGAGCGAGCAATTAACAGACAAACAGGAATATAACATAACGGTTTACACCGAAAACCAGATAGGCTTACTTAACCGTATAGCCATCATTTTCACCCGTCGTAAAATAAATATCGATAGTTTAAATACTTCTCCATCAGAAATTGAGAGTATCCATCGTTTTAACATCGTGATAACCGAATCGGAAGATGTGGTGCGCAAGCTTTGCCGCCAAATTGAAAAACAGGTTGAAGTATTAAAAGTGTATTACCATACCAATGCCGATGTGATTTGGCAAGAACTGGCACTATACAAGGTATCAACCGACATTATTGCCGAAAAGGTTAGCGTTGAGCGTTTATTACGCGAAAACGGTGCCCGCGCGGTAGTTATCCGCAAAGACTACACCGTGTTTGAAACAACCGGCCACCGCGAAGAAACCGATCAATTAATAAAAATTCTTCAACCTTTTGGCCTGATAGAATTTGTGCGCAGCGCCCGTGTGGCTATTATTAAAGATAGCGAAGGCTTTAACAGTAAGCTGCGCGAGTTTGAGCGTTTGGAACCGGGCGAAGACGTTTACGAAAACGAATATTTGAATAAAGGCGAGAAAGTATTTACGATGTAG
- the ilvC gene encoding ketol-acid reductoisomerase: protein MAVLNFGGTDENVVTREEFPLAKAQEVLKNETVAVIGYGVQGPGQALNQKDNGINVIVGQRKDSKSWDKAVRDGFVPGETLFEIEEALEKGTIICYLLSDAAQIALWPTVKKHLTPGKALYFSHGFGITFKEQTGIIPPADVDVFLVAPKGSGTSLRRMFLQGRGLNSSYAIFQDATGKASDRVIALGIAVGSGYLFETNFKKEVYSDLTGERGTLMGCIQGIFAAQYDVLRSKGHTPSEAFNETVEELTQSLMPLVAENGMDWMYANCSTTAQRGALDWWKKFRDATKPVFEELYESVATGKESQRSIDLNSQPDYRVKLDAELAELRDSELWQAGKTVRSLRPENQPVEA, encoded by the coding sequence ATGGCAGTATTAAATTTCGGCGGAACTGATGAGAATGTAGTAACCCGCGAAGAGTTTCCGTTAGCTAAAGCTCAGGAAGTATTAAAAAACGAAACTGTAGCAGTTATCGGTTACGGTGTACAAGGCCCCGGACAGGCACTTAACCAAAAAGACAATGGCATCAACGTAATTGTTGGTCAGCGTAAAGATTCAAAATCATGGGACAAAGCAGTTCGTGATGGTTTTGTACCCGGCGAAACACTTTTTGAAATTGAAGAAGCATTAGAAAAAGGAACCATTATTTGCTACTTATTAAGCGATGCTGCTCAAATAGCACTTTGGCCAACAGTTAAAAAACACTTAACTCCTGGTAAAGCATTATATTTTTCGCATGGTTTTGGTATCACTTTTAAAGAGCAAACCGGCATCATCCCTCCTGCTGATGTTGACGTATTTTTGGTTGCTCCAAAAGGATCGGGTACTTCGTTGCGCCGTATGTTTTTACAAGGCCGTGGCTTAAATTCAAGCTACGCCATCTTCCAGGATGCAACTGGTAAAGCGTCTGATCGCGTTATCGCTTTAGGTATTGCAGTTGGTAGCGGTTACCTGTTCGAAACTAACTTCAAAAAAGAAGTTTATAGCGATTTAACCGGCGAGCGTGGTACTTTAATGGGTTGTATCCAGGGTATTTTCGCTGCTCAGTACGATGTATTGCGTTCTAAAGGCCACACGCCGTCTGAAGCATTTAACGAAACTGTTGAAGAGTTAACACAATCGTTAATGCCATTAGTTGCCGAAAACGGTATGGATTGGATGTACGCCAATTGCTCAACTACAGCACAACGTGGTGCGTTAGATTGGTGGAAAAAATTCCGTGATGCTACTAAACCGGTATTTGAAGAATTATACGAAAGTGTTGCTACAGGCAAAGAATCTCAACGCTCTATTGACTTGAACAGCCAGCCAGATTACCGCGTAAAACTTGATGCTGAATTAGCAGAACTACGCGATAGCGAACTTTGGCAAGCCGGCAAAACTGTACGCAGCTTACGCCCCGAAAACCAACCGGTAGAAGCATAA
- the ilvD gene encoding dihydroxy-acid dehydratase: MSLTADNTQDTELNKYSKILTQDPTQPAAQAMLYGIGLTEDDLKKAQVGIASMGYDGNTCNMHLNDLAAIVKKGVWDVDMVGLIFNTIGVSDGMSNGTEGMRYSLVSRDVIADSIEAVCGAQYYDGLIALPGCDKNMPGTIMAMGRLNRPSIMVYGGTIKPGHYQGEDLNIVSAFEALGKKIAGQLSDFDFKEIIKNACPSAGACGGIYTANTMAAAIEALGMSLPYSSSNPALSDDKKAECLAAGAAIKILLEKDIKPSDIMTREAFENAIVTIMVLGGSTNAVLHLIAMAKSVDVKLTQDDFQSVSNRIPVLADMKPSGKYMMEDLHKVGGVPAVMKYLLKQGWLDGSCLTVTGKTIAENLESVPEFDFNTQKVIWPVEAPVKATGHLQILYGNLAEGGSVAKISGKEGTHFEGPARVFDGEFELIAGIQSGKVKAGDVVVIKNVGPKGAPGMPEMLKPTSAIFGAGLGSSVALITDGRFSGGTHGFVVGHITPECFDGGLLGLVNDDDKIIIDATTNSINLLVSDEEIAARRAAWVQPKLRVTKGLLYKYAKSVSTAAEGCVTDEAP; encoded by the coding sequence ATGAGTTTGACAGCAGATAACACTCAGGATACAGAATTGAACAAGTACAGCAAAATACTAACGCAAGACCCTACCCAGCCTGCCGCCCAGGCCATGCTTTACGGCATTGGCTTAACCGAAGACGATTTAAAAAAGGCCCAGGTAGGTATTGCAAGCATGGGTTACGATGGTAACACCTGCAACATGCACCTTAACGATTTAGCTGCAATTGTAAAAAAAGGCGTTTGGGATGTTGATATGGTGGGCCTGATATTTAACACCATTGGCGTAAGCGATGGCATGAGCAACGGTACCGAAGGTATGCGCTACTCGTTAGTGAGCCGCGATGTAATTGCCGATTCGATAGAGGCAGTTTGCGGCGCACAGTATTACGACGGCCTTATTGCCCTGCCCGGTTGCGATAAAAACATGCCCGGCACTATTATGGCAATGGGCAGGTTAAACCGCCCCTCAATTATGGTTTACGGTGGCACCATTAAACCGGGCCATTACCAGGGCGAAGACCTCAATATAGTTTCGGCATTTGAGGCACTTGGTAAAAAAATTGCCGGCCAGTTAAGCGACTTTGATTTTAAAGAAATTATAAAAAATGCTTGCCCAAGCGCCGGTGCCTGCGGTGGTATTTATACTGCCAATACTATGGCCGCCGCTATTGAGGCTTTGGGCATGAGCTTGCCCTACTCATCATCTAATCCCGCTTTAAGCGATGATAAAAAAGCCGAATGCCTTGCAGCCGGAGCAGCGATAAAAATATTATTGGAAAAGGATATTAAACCGAGCGACATTATGACGCGCGAAGCCTTTGAAAACGCCATTGTTACCATTATGGTTTTGGGCGGCTCAACCAATGCGGTATTGCACTTAATTGCGATGGCTAAAAGTGTTGATGTTAAATTAACCCAGGACGATTTCCAGTCGGTAAGTAACCGTATCCCGGTTTTGGCAGATATGAAGCCAAGTGGTAAATACATGATGGAAGACCTGCACAAAGTAGGTGGCGTACCGGCGGTAATGAAATACTTGTTAAAACAAGGCTGGCTAGATGGTTCTTGCTTAACCGTTACCGGTAAAACAATTGCCGAAAACCTGGAATCAGTTCCGGAATTTGATTTTAATACTCAAAAAGTTATTTGGCCTGTTGAAGCTCCTGTAAAAGCTACCGGCCACTTACAAATATTGTACGGAAACTTAGCCGAAGGTGGCAGTGTTGCTAAAATAAGCGGTAAAGAAGGCACGCACTTTGAAGGCCCAGCCCGCGTATTTGATGGCGAATTTGAACTGATAGCCGGTATCCAAAGCGGTAAAGTTAAGGCCGGCGATGTGGTGGTTATTAAAAACGTTGGCCCTAAAGGCGCACCGGGCATGCCCGAAATGCTTAAACCAACGTCGGCAATATTTGGTGCGGGTTTAGGTAGTTCGGTAGCTTTAATTACCGATGGCCGTTTCTCGGGCGGTACACACGGTTTTGTGGTAGGCCACATCACACCCGAGTGTTTTGATGGTGGTTTGTTGGGCCTGGTTAACGATGATGATAAAATTATTATTGATGCCACTACAAACAGCATTAATTTATTGGTAAGCGACGAGGAAATTGCTGCACGCCGTGCGGCCTGGGTTCAGCCAAAGCTCCGAGTCACCAAAGGATTGTTATACAAATACGCAAAATCTGTAAGCACAGCCGCCGAAGGTTGTGTTACCGACGAAGCCCCCTAA
- the ilvB gene encoding biosynthetic-type acetolactate synthase large subunit has protein sequence MELTQELVIEPQKKETVNVSGSVALLEALIAEGTETIFGYPGGAIMPIYDALYDYNDRLNHILVRHEQGGIHAGQGYARSSGKVGVVFATSGPGATNLITGLADAQIDSTPLVCITGQVFAHLLGTDAFQETDVINITTPVTKWNYQVTDANEIPEVIAKAFYIAKSGRPGPVLIDITKNAQIQKFDFEGYVKCNHIRSYRPKPIVRHTYIEQAAALINNAKKPFILFGQGVLLGSAEQEFKTFVEKSGIPAAWTILGAGAIPTDHPLNVGMLGMHGNYGPNVLTNECDVLIAIGMRFDDRVTGRLDKYARQAQVIHLDIDPAEIDKNVKSTVPVWGDCKETLPLLTKLVEAKQHTEWLALFNDYTRKEVEAVIHKELNPESGEMTMGEVINQLNEITKGEAIIVTDVGQHQMVACRYAKLNNTRSNITSGGLGTMGFALPAAIGAKFGAQDKTVVAIIGDGGVQMTIQELGTIMQSGVDVKIIILNNRFLGMVRQWQELFNERRYSFVDIQSPDFVAVAAAYRIAGKRIDEREQLIPALTEMLNNKGSFLLEVMVTKENNVFPMVPQGCSVSEIRLK, from the coding sequence ATGGAACTTACACAGGAATTAGTAATTGAACCGCAGAAAAAAGAAACCGTTAACGTTTCTGGTTCGGTAGCTTTATTGGAAGCACTGATAGCCGAAGGTACCGAAACTATTTTTGGCTACCCGGGTGGTGCCATAATGCCTATTTATGATGCCTTGTACGATTATAACGACCGCCTTAACCATATACTGGTTAGGCATGAGCAAGGCGGTATACACGCCGGCCAGGGTTATGCGCGTTCATCTGGCAAGGTTGGGGTGGTTTTTGCAACCAGCGGGCCGGGCGCAACCAATTTAATTACAGGCTTGGCCGATGCGCAAATAGACAGCACGCCTTTAGTATGCATCACCGGGCAGGTATTTGCCCACCTTTTAGGTACCGATGCCTTCCAGGAAACTGATGTGATTAACATTACCACCCCGGTTACCAAATGGAACTACCAGGTAACCGATGCCAACGAAATTCCGGAAGTAATTGCCAAAGCATTTTACATCGCGAAAAGCGGACGCCCGGGCCCGGTTTTGATTGACATTACCAAAAACGCCCAAATACAAAAGTTTGATTTTGAAGGGTATGTTAAATGTAACCATATCCGCAGCTATCGCCCAAAACCAATTGTAAGGCATACCTACATTGAGCAAGCTGCGGCATTAATTAACAATGCTAAAAAACCTTTCATCCTTTTTGGGCAAGGTGTTTTGTTGGGCAGTGCCGAGCAAGAGTTTAAAACCTTTGTAGAAAAAAGCGGCATCCCGGCAGCATGGACTATTTTAGGCGCAGGTGCTATACCAACAGATCATCCTTTAAATGTAGGCATGTTGGGTATGCACGGCAATTACGGCCCTAACGTTTTAACTAACGAGTGCGATGTATTAATTGCCATAGGTATGCGTTTTGACGACCGGGTAACCGGCCGTTTAGATAAATATGCCCGGCAGGCACAAGTTATCCACCTGGATATTGACCCGGCCGAGATTGATAAAAATGTAAAATCAACCGTTCCGGTTTGGGGCGATTGTAAAGAAACCCTGCCCCTTTTAACCAAATTGGTTGAAGCCAAACAACATACCGAATGGTTGGCTTTATTTAACGATTATACCCGCAAAGAAGTTGAAGCCGTAATACATAAGGAATTAAACCCCGAAAGCGGTGAGATGACTATGGGTGAAGTGATAAACCAACTTAACGAAATAACAAAAGGCGAAGCCATTATTGTTACCGATGTTGGCCAGCACCAAATGGTGGCCTGCCGTTATGCCAAGTTGAACAATACCCGCAGCAATATTACCAGCGGTGGTTTAGGCACAATGGGTTTTGCCCTGCCTGCTGCTATTGGTGCCAAGTTTGGCGCACAGGACAAAACAGTTGTTGCCATTATTGGCGATGGCGGCGTGCAAATGACGATACAAGAACTGGGCACCATTATGCAAAGCGGTGTTGACGTGAAGATCATCATTTTAAATAACCGCTTTTTAGGTATGGTTAGGCAATGGCAAGAGTTATTTAACGAACGCAGGTACTCGTTTGTTGATATACAAAGCCCCGATTTTGTGGCCGTTGCAGCAGCCTACCGCATTGCCGGTAAACGTATTGACGAGCGCGAACAATTGATACCTGCATTAACCGAAATGCTGAACAACAAAGGCTCTTTCCTTTTAGAGGTGATGGTTACTAAAGAAAACAACGTATTCCCGATGGTGCCGCAAGGTTGCAGTGTGAGTGAAATACGTTTGAAGTAG
- the leuC gene encoding 3-isopropylmalate dehydratase large subunit: MGKTLFDKIWDAHVVSSNEGFPDVLYIDTHFIHEVTSPQAFDGLRDRGLPVFRPKQTVATADHNVPTIDQHLPIKEELSRYQVDMLTKNCAEFGVELYGLGHPFQGIVHIIGPELGITRPGGTYVCGDSHTSTHGAFGAIAFGIGTSQVEQVMATQCLLQQRPKRMKIEVNGQLNKGVTAKDIILYIIAQISAAGGTGYFVEYAGDTIRSLSMEGRMTICNMSIEMGARGGLIAPDETTFEYVKGREFAPKGKDWDKALAYYKTLYTDADAQFDKVLTFNAADIEPMITYGTNPGMGIGITQSTPATESIEAEEQSSYKKALAYMGIDDNAPILGKAVDYVFIGSCTNARIEDLREVAQFVKGKHKADNITAWIVPGSKQVQEQAIREGLDKVFIEAGFALREPGCSACLGMNEDKIPAGKYCVSTSNRNFEGRQGPNSRTFLASPLTAAATAVTGVITDVRTMLESEFAEFV, translated from the coding sequence ATGGGAAAAACATTATTTGATAAAATTTGGGATGCACACGTCGTCAGCAGTAACGAGGGGTTTCCTGATGTGCTGTATATCGACACACATTTTATACACGAAGTAACCAGTCCGCAGGCTTTTGATGGTTTGCGCGATAGAGGCCTGCCGGTTTTCCGCCCAAAACAAACCGTTGCCACCGCCGATCATAATGTTCCCACTATAGATCAGCATTTACCCATAAAAGAAGAACTTTCACGCTATCAGGTTGATATGCTTACCAAAAACTGTGCAGAGTTTGGTGTTGAGCTTTACGGGCTTGGCCATCCTTTCCAGGGAATTGTGCATATTATTGGCCCCGAGTTAGGCATAACGCGCCCAGGCGGTACTTATGTTTGCGGCGATAGCCACACCTCAACACACGGTGCATTTGGCGCCATTGCGTTTGGTATAGGCACCAGCCAGGTTGAGCAGGTAATGGCTACACAATGCTTGTTACAGCAACGCCCAAAACGAATGAAAATTGAAGTAAACGGCCAATTAAACAAGGGCGTTACTGCTAAAGATATTATACTGTACATTATAGCCCAAATATCTGCCGCTGGCGGTACGGGTTATTTTGTTGAATACGCAGGCGATACCATCCGCTCGTTAAGTATGGAGGGCCGCATGACCATCTGTAACATGAGCATAGAAATGGGTGCGCGCGGCGGATTAATTGCTCCCGATGAAACTACTTTTGAATATGTTAAAGGCCGCGAATTTGCACCCAAAGGTAAAGATTGGGATAAGGCCTTAGCTTATTACAAAACTTTATATACCGATGCCGACGCCCAATTTGATAAGGTTTTAACCTTTAACGCCGCCGACATTGAACCGATGATTACCTACGGCACAAACCCGGGAATGGGAATTGGCATTACACAAAGCACCCCTGCTACCGAAAGCATTGAGGCCGAAGAGCAATCATCCTACAAAAAAGCCTTGGCTTACATGGGTATTGATGATAACGCTCCAATTTTGGGCAAAGCTGTTGATTATGTTTTTATTGGTAGCTGCACCAACGCCCGCATTGAGGACTTGCGCGAGGTTGCCCAGTTTGTAAAAGGCAAACACAAGGCCGATAACATAACCGCCTGGATAGTACCCGGATCAAAACAGGTGCAGGAACAAGCCATCCGCGAAGGTTTGGACAAGGTATTTATTGAAGCTGGCTTTGCTTTACGCGAACCAGGCTGCAGCGCCTGCCTGGGTATGAATGAAGATAAAATTCCGGCTGGCAAATATTGCGTTTCAACATCAAACAGAAACTTTGAAGGCCGGCAAGGGCCAAACTCGCGCACGTTTTTAGCAAGCCCGCTAACGGCTGCTGCTACCGCGGTAACCGGGGTAATAACGGATGTGCGGACTATGCTGGAATCAGAATTTGCAGAATTTGTCTGA
- the leuD gene encoding 3-isopropylmalate dehydratase small subunit has translation MATKIFKHLQSTVVPVHIENIDTDQIIPARFLKATTREGFGNNLFRDWRFDENDNPKTDFILNNPLYSGKILVAGKNFGCGSSREHAAWALADYGFDVVVSSFFADIFKGNALNNGLLPIQVSDAFLKTIFTAIEQDHTTEIEVDLEKQIIKISKTGEQETFEINPYKKACLINGYDDIDYILSKKALIEEYESPLAP, from the coding sequence ATGGCGACTAAAATATTTAAACACTTACAATCTACCGTGGTTCCGGTGCATATCGAGAATATTGATACCGACCAGATTATTCCGGCGCGTTTTTTAAAGGCTACTACGCGTGAGGGCTTTGGTAATAACCTTTTTCGCGATTGGCGTTTTGATGAAAATGATAATCCTAAAACCGATTTCATTTTAAACAACCCGCTTTATTCGGGTAAAATATTGGTGGCAGGTAAAAACTTTGGTTGCGGAAGCAGCAGGGAACATGCAGCCTGGGCACTGGCCGATTACGGTTTTGATGTGGTAGTAAGCAGCTTTTTTGCCGATATTTTTAAAGGCAATGCTTTAAACAATGGCTTGCTGCCCATACAGGTGAGCGATGCTTTTTTAAAAACCATTTTTACGGCTATTGAACAAGACCATACTACCGAAATTGAGGTTGATCTGGAAAAACAAATCATCAAAATAAGCAAAACCGGCGAGCAGGAAACATTTGAAATTAACCCGTACAAAAAAGCCTGTTTAATAAACGGCTATGATGATATTGATTATATTTTGAGTAAAAAGGCGCTGATAGAGGAATACGAAAGCCCCCTAGCCCCCTGA
- a CDS encoding GxxExxY protein — translation MEFNDCTGKIIGCSMRVHSTLGNGFQEVIYQRALEIEMGIECLQFSREMEMPIFYREQQIGARRVDFFVEGEIMVELKAIIELQDVHLAQAINYLEAYNMQVGLLINFGGRSLQFKRLINKKYRL, via the coding sequence ATGGAGTTTAACGATTGCACAGGCAAAATAATAGGTTGCTCAATGCGGGTGCATAGTACGTTAGGTAACGGGTTTCAGGAGGTTATATACCAGCGGGCTTTAGAAATTGAAATGGGCATTGAGTGTTTGCAATTTAGCAGGGAAATGGAGATGCCCATTTTTTACAGAGAACAGCAAATAGGCGCAAGGCGGGTTGATTTTTTTGTAGAAGGTGAAATAATGGTAGAACTAAAAGCAATAATAGAATTGCAAGATGTGCATTTAGCACAGGCCATTAATTATTTGGAAGCCTATAACATGCAAGTTGGCTTATTAATAAACTTTGGAGGCCGAAGCCTTCAATTTAAAAGATTGATAAATAAAAAGTATAGACTCTGA